A genomic segment from Ptychodera flava strain L36383 chromosome 19, AS_Pfla_20210202, whole genome shotgun sequence encodes:
- the LOC139118489 gene encoding uncharacterized protein, with the protein MTVVVYHTVIENAAEMVVSITTSLRSQCLAGALIHAVNRQRPDGRPWKPSDWMKVCNTHFVDGVKSDDPSSPSYIPSIFPWKRPSTSERRVLKRTYVDYRKPISGKPSKKGSEDGCSPSTSNDDGAGLKSNGHVTVSCPSDDRVLRTAPMDHQYTGQFEESEEMMKLKKEDGSLYLYVQGLQTENSMLKELNSLQSHKVLSLDVCKDTDDKFQFYTGFPSYEIIFALFEYLEQKAQNLQYWRGNQYATYDHHKKSEESGKPGPERKLSLEEEFFLVIVRLKLGLLTVDLAYRFGISQSTVSRVFTTWINFLYTELFQICTMPDRDELNQHKLLSFSRFPDTRVVIDCTEMFTQSPSSLTARKQVWSEYKHHNTVKFLIGIGPNGAVTYVSNMWGGRASDKYITKNSDFLDYLSHGDAVMADRGFTVSADLSSVGVSLNIPAFKGSERDQLLPAEIEHSRRIAEARIHIERAIGRIKNFHIFDSEIKLTMKPLAEQIFTVCAFLINFQSPFMRG; encoded by the exons ATGACAGTTGTTGTGTACCATACTGTAATCGAAAACGCTGCAGAGATGGTGGTATCTATTACAACTTCCCTAAGAAGCCAATGTCTCGCAGGAGCATTGATACATGCCGTGAATAGACAACGACCAGACGGCAGACCATGGAAACCAAGCGATTGGATGAAAGTTTGCAACACACATTTTGTCGACGGGGTAAAATCTGACGACCCCTCTTCTCCTTCATATATTCCATCGATTTTTCCATGGAAGAGACCCTCAACGTCTGAACGGCGTGTCTTGAAACGAACTTATGTCGATTACAGAAAACCAATATCCGGAAAACCAAGTAAAAAG GGATCTGAGGATGGATGTTCACCATCTACAAGTAATGATGATGGTGCAGGGTTAAAATCAAATGGTCATGTTACTGTGAGCTGCCCAAGTGATGATAGAGTCTTGAGG ACGGCACCAATGGATCATCAGTATACTGGACAGTTTGAGGAATCTGAGGAAATGATGAAACTGAAAAAGGAAGATGGAAGTTTATATCTATATGTCCAAGGGTTACAGACTGAAAATTCAATGCTGAAAGAACTGAACAGTCTTCAGAGTCACAAGGTGTTGTCTTTAGATGTTTGTAAGGACACCGATGATAAATTTCAGTTTTATACTGGTTTTCCCTcatatgaaataatttttgctttatttgagTACCTTGAACAAAAAGCACAGAACTTACAGTATTGGAGGGGGAATCAGTATGCTACATATGATCACCATAAAAAGTCTGAGGAGTCAGGAAAACCAGGACCAGAGCGAAAACTATCACTAGAAGAAGAGTTTTTCCTCGTTATTGTTCGACTTAAGTTAGGCCTTCTTACTGTTGATTTGGCTTATAGATTTGGCATCAGTCAAAGTACTGTATCAAGAGTTTTCACTACATGGATTAATTTTCTCTACACAGAGTTATTTCAGATATGTACCATGCCAGACAGGGATGAGTTGAATCAACACAAATTGCTTTCATTCAGTAGATTTCCAGATACTAGGGTTGTCATTGATTGCACAGAGATGTTCACACAATCACCTTCATCATTAACTGCCAGGAAACAGGTATGGAGTGAGTACAAGCACCACAATACTGTCAAATTTCTTATTGGCATTGGTCCTAATGGTGCTGTAACATATGTATCTAACATGTGGGGTGGGAGGGCTTCTGATAAGTATATAACTAAAAATAGTGATTTTTTGGATTATCTTTCACATGGTGATGCAGTTATGGCTGATCGAGGATTTACTGTATCTGCTGATTTATCATCAGTAGGAGTGAGTCTCAATATCCCAGCATTTAAAGGTAGTGAGAGAGATCAGTTGCTTCCAGCTGAGATTGAGCATTCACGACGTATTGCTGAAGCCAGAATACACATAGAAAGGGCCATTGGTAGAATTaagaactttcatatttttgatagtGAAATCAAGTTGACGATGAAACCACTTGCTGAACAAATTTTCACAGTGTGTGCTTTTTTGATTAATTTCCAGTCACCTTTTATGAGAGGTTAG